A genomic region of Hippoglossus hippoglossus isolate fHipHip1 chromosome 8, fHipHip1.pri, whole genome shotgun sequence contains the following coding sequences:
- the anks4b gene encoding ankyrin repeat and SAM domain-containing protein 4B has product MSRYHKAAIDGYLDLLKEATRRDLNTADEDGMTPTLLAAFHGHVDALQLICSREGDPNRSDIWGNTPLHHAAANGHMHILSFLVNFGANLFALDSEFHTAMDVAASRDRMDCVRFLDASASQQTNQNPKKVATLKKEAIKEAEKRVKLCEKVKKKHQSKMDKMQRGAGNTGSVSEASMASSLSNSGTMSGPSEQFSELIKVKSGSISARVRGTLQKKLGKKEKGTVQRSGGDGNVIFLKQENGASENPDFLGVFSEQDENISDEEGLGGFEDDYSEESGQVKQSIFNRPGLGGLTFMKKMGLESDDLPSGNNENLGYLIQNKQYEEAEDASGFEGMGDADLPWEQENLGLDDDEDEETSPLDAFLSAISLPEFAPAFNREQLDLEALMLCSDDDLKGIRIQLGPRKKILEAVAHRKNALETPGIMKDSCL; this is encoded by the exons ATGTCTAGGTACCACAAGGCAGCGATCGATGGCTACTTGGACCTGTTGAAGGAGGCCACGAGGAGGGACCTGAACACTGCGGACGAAGATGGCATGACTCCCACCTTGCTGGCTGCCTTCCACGGACATGTCGATGCTCTTCAGCTCATATGCAGCAGAGA AGGAGACCCCAACAGGAGCGACATCTGGGGAAACACTCCCCTGCAccacgctgcagccaatggccACATGCACATCCTCAGCTTTCTGGTCAACTTTGGTGCCAACCTTTTCGCACTGGACAGTGAATTCCACACAGCCATGGACGTTGCCGCTTCTCGTGACCGAATGGACTGTGTGCGTTTCCTAGACGCCTCGGCCTCACAGCAGACCAACCAAAACCCCAAGAAGGTTGCCACTCTAAAGAAGGAAGCCATTAAGGAAGCGGAGAAACGAGTGAAACTCTGCgagaaggtgaagaagaaacaccagAGCAAGATGGACAAGATGCAGCGAGGAGCGGGCAACACCGGGTCTGTGTCAGAGGCCAGCATGGCATCGTCACTCTCAAACAGTGGCACCATGTCGGGCCCCAGTGAACAGTTCTCCGAGCTTATTAAGGTTAAATCAGGCTCTATTTCAGCCAGGGTCAGAGGCACCCTCCAGAAGAAGCTtgggaagaaagagaaaggcaCAGTGCAGAGATCAGGAGGAGATGGGAACGTTATCTTCCTCAAGCAGGAGAACGGAGCATCTGAGAACCCTGATTTTCTGGGTGTCTTCAGCGAGCAGGATGAAAACATATCAGATGAAGAAGGACTGGGAGGATTTGAAGATGATTACAGTGAAGAATCAGGCCAAGTCAAACAGTCCATCTTCAACCGGCCCGGGCTCGGAGGTCTGACTTTCATGAAGAAGATGGGGCTGGAGTCGGATGACCTGCCCAGCGGGAACAATGAAAACCTTGGCTACCTCATTCAGAACAAGCAGTACGAGGAGGCGGAAGATGCGAGTGGCTTCGAGGGGATGGGTGACGCTGATCTGCCCTGGGAACAGGAAAATCTGGGCCTggacgatgatgaagatgaggaaacCTCTCCTCTGGATGCGTTCTTGTCTGCCATCTCCTTGCCAGAGTTTGCCCCCGCCTTCAACCGAGAGCAACTGGACCTGGAGGCGCTCATGCTTTGCTCTGATGACGACCTGAAAGGCATTCGCATCCAGCTCGGACCCAGGAAGAAGATCCTGGAAGCTGTTGCTCATAGAAAGAATGCACTGGAGACTCCAGGCATCATGAAGGACAGCTGCTTGTGA
- the si:ch211-256e16.3 gene encoding kelch-like protein 20 has translation MADITVNAGLPSPSAMNLTFGLTEDYGPATPAPLSSEDYLFVEARHPSTVLQGLNSLRLNNAFCDVTLCCGGQEFPCHRIVLASFSSYFQAMFSTDLIESKQERVAINGVEPQMIGMLVSYAYTSEVYISKANVQALLAAANLLDVMAVREACCRFMERQMDEMNCVGIHCFAEAHSCKVLEKRSMDYILEHFNSVYQQEEFLSLCVDKLTEIVGSDHLNVPKEEMVFEAAMSWLNKCPSRKQSFEKVLEHIRLPLISPYYLHDVIESQDVVKENQACQTLISEAKDYLLLKDRRGELYCPRARPRRSTGTAEVIVTVGGEDDKVVLRSVESFDPVTNQWKNLACLPFAVSKHGLVVSDSTLYLAGGEFPDGSASREMWRYDPCFDSWMEMAPMNVARSELGLVMLDGFVYAVGGWEGRSRLDSVECYNPHTNSWQFTESVKMAVTSPAVVALDGLLYVTGGAVLEDGDGTDLAQVYNPKTSVWTEVTPMQIARSGSAACTLKGKIYVIGGWHASTENTDKVECYNPKTNQWTMCAPMKERRYRPGAAVVDGKIYVLGGEEGWDRYHDTIERYCDETDTWEIVGEMPTSRSWLSCVSLQLRKDIHMSSFPGTPNDN, from the exons ATGGCGGACATCACCGTCAACGCCGGTTTGCCGTCCCCCTCCGCGATGAACCTCACCTTTGGGTTGACGGAGGACTACGGCCCCGCCACCCCGGCCCCCCTGAGCAGCGAGGACTACCTGTTCGTGGAGGCCCGGCACCCCAGCACCGTCCTCCAGGGCCTCAACAGCCTGCGGCTCAACAACGCCTTCTGCGATGTGACCCTGTGCTGTGGCGGACAGGAGTTCCCCTGCCATCGCATTGTGCTGGCCTCTTTCAGCTCCTATTTCCAG GCAATGTTTTCCACTGACCTGATCGAGTCTAAACAGGAGCGGGTTGCCATCAATGGAGTAGAACCTCAGATGATCGGGATGCTGGTGAGCTACGCCTACACGTCAGAGGTCTACATCTCCAAAGCAAATGTGCAG GCTCTGCTGGCAGCAGCCAACCTGCTGGACGTGATGGCCGTGAGAGAGGCCTGCTGTCGTTTTATGGAGCGTCAGATGGACGAGATGAACTGTGTGGGGATCCACTGCTTCGCAGAGGCCCATTCCTGTAAAGTGCTGGAGAAACGCAGCATGGACTACATCCTTGAGCACTTCAACAGTGTCTATCAACAG GAGGagttcctgtctctgtgtgtggacaAACTGACAGAGATCGTTGGCAGTGACCACCTCAATGTGCCCAAAGAGGAGATGGTGTTTGAGGCCGCCATGTCGTGGCTGAATAAATGCCCTTCTCGCAAACAGAGCTTCGAAAAG GTCCTCGAGCATATCCGCCTGCCTCTCATCAGCCCCTACTACCTCCACGACGTGATCGAGTCTCAGGATGTGGTGAAGGAGAACCAGGCCTGCCAGACGCTCATCTCCGAGGCCAAGGACTACCTGCTGCTGAAGGACCGCCGTGGAGAGCTGTATTGCCCTCGGGCGAGACCACGCAGATCCACAG ggACCGCTGAAGTGATAGTGACAGTCGGCGGGGAGGACGACAAGGTGGTGCTGCGCAGCGTCGAGAGCTTCGATCCAGTGACCAATCAGTGGAAGAATCTGGCCTGTCTGCCCTTTGCCGTGAGCAAACACGGGCTGGTTGTGTCAG ACTCAACCCTGTATTTGGCAGGAGGGGAGTTTCCTGACGGCTCAGCCAGCAGAGAGATGTGGCGCTATGACCCCTGCTTCGACTCCTGGATGGAGATGGCCCCCATGAATGTAGCTCGATCTGAGTTAG gccTGGTGATGCTGGACGGCTTTGTGTATGCAGTGGGAGGTTGGGAGGGGCGGTCGCGTCTGGACTCGGTCGAGTGCTACAACCCCCACACCAACTCCTGGCAGTTCACAGAGTCTGTCAAGATGGCCGTCACAAGTCCTGCTGTGGTGGCCCTGGACGGACTGCTCTATGTTACTG GTGGGGCAGTTCTTGAGGACGGTGACGGCACAGATCTCGCCCAGGTGTACAACCCTAAAACCTCAGTGTGGACAGAGGTCACACCGATGCAGATCGCTCGCTCTGGTTCAGCAGCCTGCACACTCAAAGGAAAGATCTATGTTATAG GTGGATGGCACGCCTCGACGGAGAACACAGATAAGGTGGAGTGTTACAATCCCAAGACCAACCAGTGGACCATGTGCGCCCCCATGAAAGAGCGACGCTACCGACCAGGTGCTGCTGTGGTGGATGGAAAGATCTACGTCCTGGGAGGAGAAGAAGGCTGGGACAG ATATCATGACACTATTGAGAGGTACTGTGACGAGACAGACACCTGGGAGATCGTCGGGGAGATGCCCACCAGTCGCAGCTGGCTCAGCTGTGTCTCTCTCCAACTGAGGAAGGACATCCACATGAGCAGCTTTCCCGGGACGCCAAATGACAACTGA
- the LOC117765713 gene encoding cytochrome b-c1 complex subunit 2, mitochondrial isoform X2, with the protein MRGIRSLNSLPKRCYAAARRSEALTESFAAPPQNVQVSKLPNGLVIASLENYSPLSSVGVFVKAGSRYETVENLGVSHVLRLAANLTNKGASAFKICRGVEALGGSLSVTSSRETMVYTADCLRDHLDSLLEYLVDVTTAQEFRPWEVADLTSRVKLDKALAQQCPQIGVIEKLHEAAYKNALSNSLYCPDYMVGHVSSKQLQSFVEDHFTTGKMALVGLGVKHSVLRQVGEGLLSTRSGASAPVAKSVYRGGELRVQNNDDLVHALIASEGGVTGSAEANAFTVLQRILGAGPHVKRGSNITSQLCQGIAKATTQPFDATAFNASYSDSGLFGVYTIAQAHSAGEVIKAAIAQVTSVAEGNVSEADITTAK; encoded by the exons ATGAGAGGAATCCGGTCTCTGAACAGTCTTCCC AAACGTTGCTATGCAGCTGCCAGGAGGAGTGAAGCTCTGACTGAATCCTTCGCAGCTCCCCCTCAAAATGTCCAG GTGTCAAAGCTCCCAAACGGTCTGGTGATCGCATCACTGGAGAACTACTCCCCCTTGAGCAGCgtgggtgtgtttgtgaaagCTGGGAGTCGTTATGAGACTGTGGAAAACCTGGGTGTCTCTCATGTGCTACGACTGGCAGCCAACCTG ACTAACAAGGGGGCATCTGCCTTCAAGATCTGTCGAGGTGTGGAAGCACTGGGGGGCAGCCTGAG TGTGACATCATCACGAGAGACCATGGTCTACACTGCAGACTGTTTGAGAGATCACCT AGATTCATTATTGGAGTATTTGGTGGACGTGACCACAGCTCAGGAGTTTCGACCGTGGGAGGTCGCCGACCTGACATCCAGGGTGAAGCTCGACAAGGCTCTGGCTCAGCAGTGTCCTCAGATAG GTGTAATTGAGAAGTTGCATGAAGCAGCATATAAAAATGCCCTGTCCAACTCTCTGTACTGCCCTGACTACATGGTTGGCCATGTCTCCTCTAAGCAG CTGCAGTCCTTTGTTGAAGACCATTTCACCACTGGCAAGATGGCTCTTGTAGGACTAG GTGTGAAGCACTCTGTCCTGAGGCAGGTGGGTGAGGGTCTCCTGAGTACCCGCAGTGGGGCCAGTGCGCCTGTGGCTAAATCTGTGTACCGTGGAG GTGAACTGCGAGTGCAAAACAATGATGACCTGGTCCATGCACTGATTGCCAGTGAGGGTGGTGTGACGGGTAGTGCAGAGGCGAATGCCTTCACCGTGCTGCAAAGAATCCTGGGAGCTGGTCCACATGTAAAGAGAGGCTCAAACATCACTAGCCAACTGTGTCAGGGTATTGCCAAAGCTACCACACAGCCCTTTGAT GCCACAGCCTTCAATGCCTCATACTCGGACTCTGGCCTATTTGGTGTCTATACCATTGCACAAGCGCATTCTGCAGGAGAG GTTATCAAAGCTGCCATTGCTCAAGTGACAAGTGTGGCTGAGGGAAACGTGTCAGAGGCTGACATCACCACTGCAAAGTAA
- the LOC117765713 gene encoding cytochrome b-c1 complex subunit 2, mitochondrial isoform X1: protein MRGIRSLNSLPKRCYAAARRSEALTESFAAPPQNVQVSKLPNGLVIASLENYSPLSSVGVFVKAGSRYETVENLGVSHVLRLAANLTNKGASAFKICRGVEALGGSLSVTSSRETMVYTADCLRDHLDSLLEYLVDVTTAQEFRPWEVADLTSRVKLDKALAQQCPQIGVIEKLHEAAYKNALSNSLYCPDYMVGHVSSKQLQSFVEDHFTTGKMALVGLGVKHSVLRQVGEGLLSTRSGASAPVAKSVYRGGELRVQNNDDLVHALIASEGGVTGSAEANAFTVLQRILGAGPHVKRGSNITSQLCQGIAKATTQPFDATAFNASYSDSGLFGVYTIAQAHSAGEVIKAAIAQVTSVAEGNVSEADITTAKNQVKADYLMSIESSEGLMEEIGAQVLNTAAYHLPDTVLQAIDTVTQDDVVNAAKKFVDGKKTMAASGHLGNTPFVDEV from the exons ATGAGAGGAATCCGGTCTCTGAACAGTCTTCCC AAACGTTGCTATGCAGCTGCCAGGAGGAGTGAAGCTCTGACTGAATCCTTCGCAGCTCCCCCTCAAAATGTCCAG GTGTCAAAGCTCCCAAACGGTCTGGTGATCGCATCACTGGAGAACTACTCCCCCTTGAGCAGCgtgggtgtgtttgtgaaagCTGGGAGTCGTTATGAGACTGTGGAAAACCTGGGTGTCTCTCATGTGCTACGACTGGCAGCCAACCTG ACTAACAAGGGGGCATCTGCCTTCAAGATCTGTCGAGGTGTGGAAGCACTGGGGGGCAGCCTGAG TGTGACATCATCACGAGAGACCATGGTCTACACTGCAGACTGTTTGAGAGATCACCT AGATTCATTATTGGAGTATTTGGTGGACGTGACCACAGCTCAGGAGTTTCGACCGTGGGAGGTCGCCGACCTGACATCCAGGGTGAAGCTCGACAAGGCTCTGGCTCAGCAGTGTCCTCAGATAG GTGTAATTGAGAAGTTGCATGAAGCAGCATATAAAAATGCCCTGTCCAACTCTCTGTACTGCCCTGACTACATGGTTGGCCATGTCTCCTCTAAGCAG CTGCAGTCCTTTGTTGAAGACCATTTCACCACTGGCAAGATGGCTCTTGTAGGACTAG GTGTGAAGCACTCTGTCCTGAGGCAGGTGGGTGAGGGTCTCCTGAGTACCCGCAGTGGGGCCAGTGCGCCTGTGGCTAAATCTGTGTACCGTGGAG GTGAACTGCGAGTGCAAAACAATGATGACCTGGTCCATGCACTGATTGCCAGTGAGGGTGGTGTGACGGGTAGTGCAGAGGCGAATGCCTTCACCGTGCTGCAAAGAATCCTGGGAGCTGGTCCACATGTAAAGAGAGGCTCAAACATCACTAGCCAACTGTGTCAGGGTATTGCCAAAGCTACCACACAGCCCTTTGAT GCCACAGCCTTCAATGCCTCATACTCGGACTCTGGCCTATTTGGTGTCTATACCATTGCACAAGCGCATTCTGCAGGAGAG GTTATCAAAGCTGCCATTGCTCAAGTGACAAGTGTGGCTGAGGGAAACGTGTCAGAGGCTGACATCACCACTGCAAA AAACCAGGTGAAAGCCGATTACCTGATGTCAATAGAAAGCTCTGAGGGCCTGATGGAGGAGATCGGTGCTCAGGTTCTGAACACTGCAGCATACCACCTCCCTGATACTGTTCTCCAGGCCATAGACACTGTCACCCAGGATGATGTGGTCAAC GCTGCGAAAAAATTTGTTGATGGCAAGAAGACCATGGCAGCTAGCGGACACCTCGGCAATACACCGTTTGTGGATGAAGTATGA